A region from the Nostoc sp. HK-01 genome encodes:
- a CDS encoding ABC-2 type transporter has product MKLLQRLFNSPFWALVRKEINQILRNKQLIVLLIVPPTVQLLLYGFILNPDVHNLRLGVIDYANVSASRELVSAMTSNRIFTLESVPSSEKDLSRQVEEGKLDVGVIIPPDFSRQLTQKTAEIQVFIDAVNANTAGIAGNYMNQIIQQYNLHLTQARVSPPISPEVVFLYNPGLISSWFFVPGVMGLVLTLIGTLVSAITVVREKDTGTLEQLLMTPAANWQILLSKIVPLAVLLLGDVLLALTLATVVFHLPFRGNFLLFFALSSMYVFVGISLGIMLATICRSQQQVVLTSFFINLPMVQTSGAIAPIEAMSPFFQVLSLLNPLRHYIAIVRGILLKGVGLDVLWINVLALVAFAVVLLTISINKFRSQLS; this is encoded by the coding sequence ATGAAACTTCTCCAACGATTATTCAATAGCCCATTTTGGGCATTAGTCAGAAAAGAAATCAATCAAATCTTACGCAACAAGCAATTAATCGTTTTACTAATTGTCCCACCCACAGTTCAACTATTGCTATATGGATTTATCCTCAATCCTGACGTACATAACTTAAGATTAGGTGTCATCGATTATGCCAACGTCAGCGCCAGTCGTGAATTAGTTTCAGCCATGACATCCAATCGAATTTTTACACTTGAATCTGTACCAAGTAGTGAAAAAGATTTAAGTCGGCAAGTAGAAGAAGGCAAGCTAGATGTTGGAGTGATCATCCCCCCTGATTTCTCCCGTCAACTCACACAAAAAACAGCAGAAATTCAGGTATTTATTGATGCAGTAAATGCCAATACAGCCGGAATTGCGGGTAATTATATGAATCAAATTATTCAGCAATATAACTTGCATTTAACTCAAGCGAGAGTGAGTCCCCCAATTTCCCCAGAAGTTGTCTTTCTTTACAACCCCGGATTAATTAGTAGCTGGTTTTTTGTACCGGGAGTTATGGGTTTAGTTCTCACATTAATCGGCACATTAGTTTCTGCAATCACAGTTGTGCGCGAAAAAGATACGGGGACATTAGAACAATTATTGATGACTCCGGCTGCTAACTGGCAGATTTTATTGTCGAAAATTGTGCCTTTAGCTGTTTTATTATTAGGAGATGTTTTACTTGCTTTAACTTTAGCAACAGTAGTATTCCACTTACCATTTCGGGGTAACTTTCTGCTGTTTTTTGCCTTGTCGAGTATGTATGTGTTTGTCGGGATTAGTTTAGGGATTATGTTGGCGACTATTTGCCGATCGCAACAACAAGTTGTACTTACATCTTTTTTTATTAATTTACCAATGGTACAAACTTCTGGTGCGATCGCACCAATCGAAGCCATGTCACCTTTTTTTCAAGTTTTGTCTCTACTCAACCCCCTACGTCATTACATCGCCATTGTCAGAGGCATTTTACTCAAGGGAGTTGGTTTAGATGTATTATGGATTAATGTTCTGGCATTAGTTGCTTTTGCGGTTGTTTTATTAACTATTAGTATTAACAAGTTCCGCAGTCAATTAAGCTAA
- a CDS encoding two-component sensor histidine kinase codes for MEEFFNSFLSENFIPHGHCYLWQPELVWLHILSDSIIAFSYYSIPLMLVYFVRKREDIPFKNIFILFGAFIISCGTTHLIEIWTLWHPYYWLSGSIKALTAIISFYTALTLIPLVPQALALPSPAQMEAANQALQIEITERKLVENELRQYKERLEELVEQRTAELATANKQLQMEIVQRQNSQERMSKLLQDLKNTNQELNDFAYIVSHDLKAPLRGIGLLSEWLLNDYADKFDEEGKGLVNRLINRVKKLQNLIDGILEYSRVGRIREDKIQIDLNDLVRDVIETLAPNKNIQIEITKPLPIIYGEKVKLEQVFQNLLSNAIKFIDKPQGQILVDCTEEDDYWQISVTDNGIGIEEKYFTKIFQIFQKLSTTDDSESTGIGLSIVKKIVEMYGGSIWLESTVNQGSTFFFTIKKTLQIQPMQEVEKYI; via the coding sequence ATGGAAGAATTTTTCAATTCTTTTCTATCAGAAAATTTTATTCCGCATGGTCATTGTTACTTGTGGCAGCCAGAGTTAGTATGGCTACATATTCTGTCAGATTCTATAATTGCTTTCTCTTATTATTCAATTCCCCTGATGTTGGTGTATTTTGTCCGTAAAAGAGAAGATATACCATTTAAAAATATTTTTATTTTATTCGGTGCTTTTATTATTTCTTGTGGCACTACTCATTTAATCGAAATTTGGACACTTTGGCATCCTTACTATTGGTTATCTGGAAGTATAAAAGCACTGACAGCGATTATTTCTTTTTACACTGCATTAACATTAATACCTTTAGTTCCACAAGCACTGGCTTTACCAAGTCCAGCCCAAATGGAAGCAGCAAATCAGGCGTTACAAATTGAAATTACAGAACGTAAGTTAGTAGAAAATGAGTTACGCCAATATAAAGAACGTTTAGAAGAACTGGTAGAACAACGGACTGCTGAACTAGCCACAGCAAATAAACAACTACAAATGGAGATTGTGCAACGCCAAAATTCTCAAGAAAGAATGAGTAAATTATTGCAAGACTTAAAAAATACTAATCAAGAATTGAATGACTTTGCTTATATAGTTTCCCACGATTTAAAAGCTCCATTAAGAGGAATTGGTTTATTATCTGAATGGTTATTAAATGACTATGCAGATAAATTTGATGAAGAAGGTAAAGGCTTAGTTAATAGACTTATCAACAGGGTTAAGAAGTTACAAAATTTGATTGATGGCATTTTAGAATATTCAAGAGTTGGGAGAATTAGAGAAGACAAAATCCAAATTGATTTAAATGATTTGGTGAGAGATGTAATTGAAACTCTTGCACCAAACAAGAATATTCAAATCGAAATAACTAAGCCTTTACCTATAATTTATGGGGAAAAGGTTAAACTTGAACAAGTATTTCAGAATTTACTGAGTAATGCCATCAAATTTATAGATAAACCTCAAGGACAAATTCTAGTTGATTGCACAGAGGAAGATGATTATTGGCAAATTAGTGTGACTGATAATGGAATTGGTATAGAAGAAAAATATTTTACAAAAATATTCCAGATTTTTCAAAAATTATCTACTACAGACGATTCAGAAAGTACGGGAATCGGTTTATCTATCGTCAAAAAAATTGTTGAAATGTATGGTGGTAGTATTTGGTTGGAATCAACAGTTAATCAAGGTAGTACATTTTTTTTTACTATAAAAAAAACGTTGCAAATTCAACCAATGCAAGAAGTTGAGAAATATATTTAG